The following coding sequences are from one Methanococcoides orientis window:
- a CDS encoding (5-formylfuran-3-yl)methyl phosphate synthase, with amino-acid sequence MKLLVSPINTEEAISALNGGADVIDIKNPKEGSLGANFPWVIRDVKEAIEGKRPISAALGDFNFKPGTAALAAYGAASAGADYVKIGLYDVKTEDQALEMMTGIAESVKGMDIKVVACGYSDYERIDSINPKLLPAIGEKAGVDLVMVDTGVKDGRSTFEFMNEEDLVEFVNDAHARGLETAIAGTIKFDDIPALKRIQPTIIGVRGIVCGGDRSTTIKQELVEKLKSEI; translated from the coding sequence ATGAAATTACTCGTAAGTCCTATTAACACTGAAGAAGCGATATCTGCACTCAATGGCGGAGCAGATGTAATTGATATCAAGAACCCAAAGGAAGGCTCATTAGGTGCAAATTTCCCATGGGTCATCAGAGATGTGAAGGAGGCAATTGAGGGTAAAAGACCTATCAGTGCCGCACTCGGTGACTTTAATTTCAAGCCTGGCACCGCAGCACTTGCCGCATATGGGGCTGCATCTGCAGGTGCGGACTATGTGAAGATCGGTCTCTATGACGTAAAGACCGAAGACCAGGCACTTGAAATGATGACCGGTATCGCTGAATCCGTAAAAGGAATGGATATCAAGGTCGTTGCCTGTGGATATTCCGACTATGAGCGTATCGACTCCATCAATCCGAAGTTACTCCCTGCCATTGGAGAGAAAGCAGGTGTAGACCTCGTTATGGTCGACACTGGTGTCAAAGACGGTCGCTCCACCTTCGAGTTCATGAACGAAGAGGACCTTGTTGAGTTCGTTAACGATGCACACGCACGCGGACTTGAGACCGCAATTGCAGGAACCATCAAGTTCGATGACATACCTGCATTAAAGCGCATCCAGCCTACCATCATTGGTGTGCGCGGCATTGTCTGTGGCGGAGACCGCAGCACTACCATCAAACAGGAGCTTGTCGAGAAATTAAAGAGTGAGATCTGA
- a CDS encoding EamA family transporter, which yields MISPEILVVFFSLAAAATWGAADFGGGFATKRASVYSVVIITQAVGLVLLPFLALYFSEEFPPMNGMFWGFVAGVAGSFGLLALYHALSMGKMGVAAPVSAVVTVALPVIYGAINEGLPAGHQIAGFVLAIAAMWLIGSTGEKGAIKRQDLVYPLLAGVGFGLFFISVDLFSESAVFWPLTVAKISAVVVILGFAMLRKSATLPSKAVLPLIILAGVFDATGNLFFALASQVGRLDIATVIASLYPGSTVLLAWIILKERLSSMQWIGVILALTAIVLISL from the coding sequence ATGATATCTCCTGAGATCCTTGTCGTCTTCTTCAGCCTTGCAGCAGCTGCAACCTGGGGTGCTGCGGATTTTGGTGGTGGTTTTGCGACAAAACGTGCCAGTGTCTATTCTGTTGTAATAATAACACAGGCAGTAGGTCTTGTTCTTTTGCCATTTCTTGCATTATATTTCTCAGAAGAGTTCCCGCCAATGAATGGTATGTTCTGGGGATTTGTTGCAGGTGTTGCCGGGAGTTTTGGTCTTCTGGCACTCTATCATGCGCTTTCCATGGGCAAGATGGGAGTCGCAGCCCCGGTATCTGCCGTGGTGACCGTTGCTTTGCCCGTGATCTATGGTGCTATCAATGAAGGTTTGCCTGCAGGGCACCAGATAGCAGGTTTTGTGTTGGCTATTGCAGCCATGTGGCTTATCGGCAGTACCGGCGAGAAAGGGGCTATCAAAAGACAGGACCTGGTCTATCCGTTGCTGGCAGGTGTTGGATTTGGTCTCTTCTTCATATCTGTCGACCTTTTCAGTGAATCGGCAGTTTTCTGGCCTCTTACGGTTGCAAAGATCTCTGCTGTTGTGGTTATCCTGGGATTTGCCATGCTCAGAAAATCAGCAACTTTACCTTCAAAGGCAGTCCTCCCTTTAATAATACTTGCAGGAGTTTTTGATGCTACAGGGAACCTTTTCTTTGCACTGGCTTCGCAGGTGGGCAGACTTGATATTGCGACCGTGATCGCATCTCTGTACCCTGGAAGCACAGTTCTACTTGCATGGATCATCCTGAAAGAACGTCTCTCATCAATGCAATGGATAGGGGTTATACTTGCTTTGACTGCGATTGTATTGATCTCTTTGTGA
- a CDS encoding methanogenesis marker 14 protein — MSHKPRFAANPGVRLLDLKSSSKPFFIVASVEVGNTTTKCILTATNMDEGKTYHVTKTVKMTRDVRPPKANETVFGKTLNGVELTRESVSELVSETLLEAVKSAHLDIETDISFVVRSTGVVAGFDAPEEVGEFIKALADGCLIAGVPPKHMTPPMSVDNLPEKFQKHSKLDKVFFDGAVASVLPPTGATGVEIVANEMEGELATAGIKEGAKWVDVDFRNPCMSMDFGTTLDGRIISPDKPYAKTIGNFCGYAGAIPDAMIKGTETVDNRLGTALDVFNDIHTDKLTMLLKGKNIKEYAKKVLDHIIIEKVPENRNRYGSVPVNPKAAKDIGVVLIGCDVGDNGSDMDKLSMLGGEIYNKYGLKVLFAVIDEVMAQVIYRLVKVAKEEGLVYPETSIGITGRAGISGDKAKLALKYLDELGMNNKIEENVVFVDDGLARGAAVMARCMNSLGTTFNPLGGHRGGKCILGQRMKLQNK; from the coding sequence ATGTCCCATAAACCAAGATTCGCAGCAAATCCAGGGGTCAGGCTCCTTGACCTTAAATCAAGTTCAAAGCCTTTCTTCATCGTAGCTTCCGTGGAGGTAGGGAACACCACCACCAAGTGTATTCTGACAGCCACCAATATGGATGAAGGAAAGACATACCATGTTACAAAGACGGTTAAAATGACGAGGGACGTCAGACCACCAAAAGCTAATGAAACTGTTTTCGGAAAGACACTGAACGGAGTGGAGCTCACCCGGGAATCAGTTTCTGAGCTTGTCAGTGAAACATTGCTGGAAGCTGTGAAAAGTGCTCACCTTGACATCGAAACAGACATCAGTTTCGTTGTGCGCTCAACAGGAGTTGTTGCCGGATTTGATGCACCCGAGGAAGTCGGAGAGTTCATCAAGGCCCTTGCAGATGGATGTTTGATCGCAGGAGTGCCACCAAAGCACATGACACCACCTATGAGTGTGGATAACCTCCCGGAAAAGTTCCAGAAACATAGTAAACTGGACAAAGTGTTCTTCGATGGGGCTGTTGCCAGTGTACTACCGCCTACCGGTGCCACCGGTGTTGAGATCGTTGCCAATGAGATGGAAGGAGAACTCGCTACCGCAGGTATCAAAGAAGGTGCCAAATGGGTGGATGTGGACTTCCGCAACCCATGTATGTCCATGGACTTTGGAACGACCCTTGATGGCAGGATAATCAGTCCTGACAAACCCTATGCAAAGACCATTGGTAACTTCTGTGGATATGCAGGAGCAATACCCGATGCGATGATAAAAGGCACGGAAACGGTAGATAACAGGCTTGGAACTGCCCTGGATGTCTTTAATGATATTCATACAGACAAGCTTACAATGCTGCTTAAGGGCAAGAACATCAAGGAATACGCAAAGAAGGTTCTTGATCACATCATCATAGAAAAAGTACCGGAAAACCGGAATAGATATGGCAGCGTACCTGTAAACCCTAAAGCTGCAAAGGATATCGGAGTTGTGCTTATAGGATGCGATGTCGGGGACAATGGATCCGACATGGATAAACTGTCAATGTTAGGTGGGGAGATCTATAACAAGTACGGCCTCAAAGTCCTCTTTGCAGTGATAGATGAGGTCATGGCACAGGTCATCTACCGGTTGGTCAAGGTCGCAAAGGAAGAAGGACTCGTATATCCTGAGACAAGCATCGGAATTACCGGGCGTGCTGGTATCAGTGGTGACAAGGCTAAACTGGCATTGAAATATCTGGACGAGCTCGGCATGAACAACAAGATCGAAGAGAACGTTGTCTTCGTGGATGACGGTCTTGCAAGAGGAGCTGCGGTCATGGCCAGGTGCATGAACTCACTGGGAACAACATTTAACCCCCTTGGCGGTCACCGCGGTGGAAAATGCATCCTTGGACAACGTATGAAACTTCAGAACAAATGA
- the tmk gene encoding dTMP kinase encodes MKGKLITLEGIDGSGKSTITRFLNSHPSFSNAVFTREPTTSWIGDAVYKAIESNTDHLAELMLFTADHANHIATLIRPALEEGKIIISDRYSDSRYAYQGVTLREKFDKPMEWVQQIHKGWTVVPDLTILFDIDPEIAVRRCGKRGEQTKFEKIELLNGVRKNYLQLAEKEPERFVIIDTDRDLKEIENDVLQAITSIMES; translated from the coding sequence ATGAAAGGAAAGCTCATAACACTGGAAGGTATCGATGGATCGGGTAAATCCACAATCACACGTTTTTTGAACTCACATCCTTCCTTTTCCAATGCCGTGTTCACAAGGGAACCTACCACAAGCTGGATAGGGGACGCTGTCTACAAAGCTATTGAATCCAATACAGACCACCTTGCAGAGCTGATGCTTTTCACCGCAGACCATGCAAACCATATTGCAACCCTGATACGTCCGGCACTTGAAGAAGGAAAGATAATAATTTCAGACAGGTATTCAGACAGTAGATATGCATACCAGGGCGTTACACTCAGGGAAAAATTCGATAAGCCCATGGAGTGGGTGCAGCAGATCCATAAAGGATGGACAGTGGTCCCTGACCTTACGATCCTTTTTGATATTGATCCGGAAATTGCGGTCCGACGCTGTGGAAAAAGAGGGGAACAGACAAAGTTTGAGAAGATCGAGCTATTAAATGGAGTCAGAAAAAATTACCTTCAGCTTGCAGAGAAAGAACCTGAAAGGTTCGTTATAATCGATACCGACAGGGACCTTAAAGAAATAGAGAACGATGTGTTGCAGGCAATCACATCGATCATGGAAAGTTAA
- a CDS encoding DUF166 domain-containing protein, giving the protein MTKIGVILRGKYGSRLVETVRSKTDMEVIVAELPAYLPDFIDEPDEFFSGLDFDTKVFDADIIITYSLHPDITPQIARMAGKAGVRALIVPGGASKAPVKELEDISKEYGIFIEVDEICCNVASDPATDDFTCFFGNPVLDVEIKDGMIAKVNVIRGAPCGSTWHLAEALVGIPIEEAGPKAGLIVSQYPCRAVRGNMGGIHESSEMHKQEIEAAIKRKLASAKD; this is encoded by the coding sequence ATGACAAAAATAGGAGTTATACTGCGCGGAAAATATGGGTCAAGGCTTGTCGAGACCGTGCGTTCGAAGACCGATATGGAAGTCATAGTGGCAGAGCTTCCTGCTTATCTTCCGGATTTCATAGATGAACCCGATGAGTTCTTTTCCGGGCTGGACTTTGATACAAAAGTATTCGATGCTGACATCATAATCACTTATTCCCTTCATCCTGATATCACACCCCAGATAGCCCGCATGGCAGGCAAGGCCGGTGTACGTGCCCTGATAGTGCCCGGAGGTGCTTCAAAGGCGCCTGTTAAGGAACTGGAAGATATATCAAAGGAATATGGTATCTTCATAGAGGTCGATGAGATCTGCTGTAATGTAGCATCCGACCCTGCTACTGATGATTTCACCTGTTTCTTTGGAAACCCTGTACTTGATGTCGAAATAAAGGACGGGATGATCGCAAAAGTGAATGTGATACGGGGTGCCCCATGCGGCAGTACCTGGCACCTGGCAGAGGCTCTTGTAGGCATTCCTATCGAAGAAGCCGGTCCGAAGGCAGGTCTTATAGTTTCCCAGTATCCCTGCCGCGCGGTCAGGGGGAACATGGGGGGTATACATGAATCTTCGGAGATGCACAAACAGGAAATAGAGGCTGCCATAAAACGGAAACTGGCTTCAGCTAAAGATTGA
- a CDS encoding restriction endonuclease translates to MTGITNWSLDQLLEIDPFDLENLVAFLFRNMGYKANVTSRSKDGGVDVEVKLEHFGLSHRWLVQVKRYLNPVGVKEVREYSSLRYREKVDGVIIVTTSTFTEDAYREATEHNVKLIEGQLLVSMLNHYCGDAAKNVSDGVEKNSITSGGAVLKTGESVHLREPATVEGTRLTLVITNRNIYFEQNSGGLFSKKPEISRRIEVRDLVGFSNLKKDILLVVGKKKFEVIRIQPKDILKVLNVLEQLKTDYMRGESLLRLEQAKNNFVILTNRRLATIALGGEESLELKLKNIVGSEVAGSGMFSRQKLIISEFCEAVKKHVFEVNDAKGWKNQIDEAVRSA, encoded by the coding sequence ATGACTGGTATTACGAATTGGTCTTTGGACCAGCTTCTTGAAATAGATCCTTTCGATCTTGAAAACCTTGTAGCTTTTCTTTTCAGGAATATGGGGTATAAGGCAAATGTAACTTCGCGATCAAAGGATGGTGGGGTGGATGTAGAGGTAAAGCTTGAGCATTTTGGTCTTTCCCATCGCTGGCTTGTCCAGGTAAAACGTTACCTTAATCCTGTAGGTGTAAAAGAGGTCAGGGAATACAGCAGCCTACGTTATAGGGAAAAAGTCGATGGGGTCATAATAGTCACGACTTCCACGTTTACTGAAGATGCATACCGGGAAGCCACAGAACACAATGTAAAGCTTATTGAGGGTCAGCTATTGGTCTCGATGCTCAATCATTATTGCGGTGATGCAGCTAAGAACGTTTCAGATGGAGTTGAAAAGAACAGTATCACATCAGGCGGTGCTGTCCTTAAGACCGGTGAATCTGTTCACCTAAGGGAGCCTGCGACCGTTGAGGGCACACGACTCACACTGGTCATTACTAACAGGAACATCTATTTTGAACAGAATTCAGGTGGTCTGTTCTCAAAAAAGCCGGAGATATCACGTCGCATAGAGGTCAGGGACCTTGTTGGGTTTTCAAATCTAAAAAAGGACATCCTTCTTGTAGTGGGGAAAAAGAAGTTCGAAGTGATCCGTATCCAGCCAAAGGATATCTTGAAGGTGTTGAACGTGCTTGAGCAATTAAAGACCGATTACATGAGGGGTGAGTCACTTCTCCGGCTGGAGCAGGCAAAAAATAATTTCGTTATCCTGACAAACCGCAGGCTTGCCACCATTGCACTCGGGGGGGAAGAGAGCCTGGAACTTAAGTTGAAGAATATTGTTGGGTCGGAAGTAGCGGGATCCGGGATGTTTAGCAGGCAGAAGCTCATTATTTCAGAATTTTGTGAGGCTGTCAAAAAACATGTATTTGAAGTAAATGATGCAAAAGGATGGAAAAATCAGATAGATGAGGCTGTGCGTTCAGCCTGA
- the hcp gene encoding hydroxylamine reductase, whose translation MYCYQCEETVGGQACTKTGACGKKPEVADLQDQLTYILKGIAYYNAKARDNGITDEKVDQFIMNGLFSTITNVNFSAKDFQKYIREGLEIRDGVKRNLVTRNIDLGEAKDLSFGDKVKATLGMSDPETRFEIPGAAIVTPEVLRTTNTGILATQNEDIRSLREILTYGLKGLAAYAHHANVLGYSDDKIFAFTERALAATLDDTLSVDQLVGLVLECGEYGVKVMALLDEANTTTYGNPEPTEVYLGVKDNPGILISGHDLKDMEQLLKQTKGTGVDVYTHGEMLPANYYPAFKKYDNFVGNYGGSWWAQKSEFEKFNGPILMTTNCIVPPKESYIDRIYTTSIVGFDGVKHIDADENGAKDFSALIEQAKKCKSPEQLEDGTLIGGFAHSAALSVADKIVEAVKGGKITRFVVMAGCDGRHKERDYYTKFAEALPESAVILTAGCAKYRYNKLDLGDIDGIPRVLDAGQCNDSYSLVVIAQKLAEAFGLEDINELPVSYNIAWYEQKAVLVLLALLHLGVKNITLGPTLPAFVSPNVLNVLVENFNIAPNTTVDEDLERLL comes from the coding sequence ATGTATTGCTATCAATGTGAAGAAACCGTAGGCGGACAGGCATGTACCAAAACAGGAGCATGTGGTAAGAAACCGGAAGTTGCAGACCTTCAGGACCAGCTAACCTACATCCTAAAAGGTATTGCATACTACAATGCAAAAGCACGTGACAACGGAATCACCGATGAGAAAGTAGATCAGTTCATCATGAACGGGCTTTTCTCAACCATCACTAATGTAAACTTCAGCGCAAAGGACTTCCAGAAATACATCAGGGAAGGACTTGAGATCAGGGATGGAGTCAAGCGTAATCTTGTTACAAGGAACATCGACCTTGGAGAAGCAAAGGATCTTTCATTCGGTGACAAGGTCAAAGCCACACTCGGCATGTCTGATCCGGAGACCAGATTTGAGATCCCGGGTGCCGCGATCGTCACTCCTGAAGTCCTCAGGACCACGAACACAGGCATCCTTGCGACACAGAACGAAGACATAAGGTCGTTGCGGGAAATACTCACCTACGGGCTTAAAGGTCTTGCAGCCTATGCACACCATGCTAACGTACTTGGTTACAGCGATGACAAGATCTTTGCATTCACAGAAAGAGCACTTGCTGCAACCCTTGACGATACCCTTTCAGTTGACCAACTTGTCGGACTGGTCCTAGAATGTGGAGAATACGGTGTAAAGGTCATGGCATTGCTGGACGAGGCAAACACAACAACCTACGGCAATCCTGAACCTACCGAGGTCTATCTTGGCGTCAAGGACAATCCGGGAATCCTCATCAGTGGACATGACCTCAAGGATATGGAACAGCTCCTCAAGCAGACCAAGGGAACAGGCGTTGATGTCTACACCCATGGTGAGATGCTGCCTGCAAATTACTACCCTGCATTCAAGAAATATGATAACTTCGTCGGAAACTATGGCGGTTCATGGTGGGCACAAAAGAGCGAGTTCGAAAAGTTCAACGGTCCTATACTGATGACAACCAACTGTATCGTCCCTCCAAAGGAAAGCTACATTGACAGGATCTATACTACCAGTATTGTCGGTTTTGATGGTGTAAAACACATCGATGCAGATGAGAACGGTGCAAAGGACTTCTCTGCCCTCATCGAGCAGGCAAAGAAGTGCAAGTCTCCGGAACAACTGGAAGATGGTACCCTGATCGGAGGATTTGCCCACAGTGCAGCTCTCTCTGTCGCAGACAAGATCGTAGAAGCTGTAAAGGGCGGAAAGATCACACGTTTCGTAGTTATGGCAGGTTGTGACGGAAGGCACAAAGAAAGGGATTACTACACCAAATTCGCAGAAGCTCTCCCCGAAAGTGCGGTCATCCTGACAGCAGGTTGTGCAAAATACCGCTACAACAAGCTTGACCTTGGAGATATCGATGGAATTCCAAGAGTACTCGACGCAGGACAGTGTAATGACTCATACTCCCTTGTGGTCATCGCACAGAAGCTTGCCGAAGCTTTCGGACTTGAGGACATCAATGAACTGCCGGTCTCATACAACATCGCATGGTATGAACAAAAAGCAGTCCTGGTATTGCTCGCACTGCTGCACCTTGGTGTCAAGAACATAACACTTGGTCCAACGCTTCCGGCATTCGTCTCTCCGAATGTCCTGAACGTCCTTGTTGAGAACTTCAACATCGCACCAAATACAACCGTCGATGAGGATCTGGAAAGGCTGCTCTAA
- a CDS encoding radical SAM protein encodes MRPETKAELIAVGSLDIEPSLLGKITVPTAGPGAGKTAFFFRSGDQRVRLALNKESPLKAVADGDDIVIMRDGKEIARGEIEEELIHCPDQAYINMTEKCIFDCKFCPVPKLNGKVKTIEEVVNLIGEANATGKMKAISITTGVDESVEKELERALTVVNAVKKYGVPIGVAVYPTPDSNRLLKEAGADEIKYNVETMDRELYKEVCPGQDMEEILQALKGAVEVFGKNKVCANFIIGLGETDEAVEKGILELVSIGVVPILRPASKHPLREGEVFIERPSKERLLKLTRLLRKILDENGLRADVFKTMCLPCTGCDINPHTDLCEDED; translated from the coding sequence ATGAGACCAGAAACAAAAGCCGAGCTTATTGCCGTGGGTAGCCTTGATATAGAACCATCCCTGCTGGGGAAGATCACAGTCCCGACCGCAGGGCCGGGAGCAGGTAAGACAGCATTTTTCTTCCGCTCCGGTGACCAGAGAGTCAGGCTTGCCCTGAACAAGGAATCACCTCTCAAAGCAGTTGCCGATGGAGATGACATCGTTATAATGAGAGATGGTAAGGAGATCGCAAGGGGAGAGATCGAGGAAGAGCTTATCCATTGCCCTGACCAGGCTTATATAAACATGACAGAGAAATGTATCTTCGATTGTAAGTTCTGTCCGGTTCCAAAGCTCAACGGCAAGGTCAAGACCATTGAAGAGGTCGTAAATCTGATCGGTGAGGCAAACGCCACCGGCAAGATGAAAGCCATATCCATCACCACCGGTGTTGATGAATCAGTGGAGAAAGAGCTTGAAAGAGCCCTCACGGTAGTCAATGCTGTGAAGAAATACGGCGTTCCTATTGGTGTTGCAGTGTATCCAACCCCTGATTCGAACAGGCTTCTAAAAGAAGCAGGTGCTGACGAGATCAAGTACAACGTTGAAACGATGGACAGGGAACTCTACAAAGAGGTCTGCCCAGGACAGGACATGGAAGAGATATTACAGGCACTTAAGGGAGCCGTCGAGGTTTTCGGCAAGAACAAAGTATGTGCCAATTTCATCATCGGCCTGGGAGAGACAGATGAAGCTGTGGAAAAAGGTATCCTTGAGCTTGTTTCCATAGGAGTAGTGCCTATACTTCGACCTGCAAGCAAGCACCCTTTGCGTGAAGGGGAGGTTTTCATTGAAAGGCCTTCAAAAGAAAGGCTGCTTAAGCTTACAAGATTGCTTCGCAAGATCCTGGACGAGAATGGACTTCGTGCAGATGTGTTCAAGACCATGTGCCTCCCATGTACAGGGTGTGACATAAATCCCCACACTGACCTCTGTGAGGATGAAGATTAA
- the trxA gene encoding thioredoxin translates to MDDLEKIRQQRLEQIKNNLETRSFPDSPMHATDANFDELISKYPVVVIDCWAEWCGPCRKLVPVIDALAREMQGKIVFGKLNTDENQTSARKFNITAIPTLLVFKDGKPAGQIVGAFQKEQLVERLNKLI, encoded by the coding sequence ATGGATGATTTAGAAAAGATCAGACAACAACGATTGGAACAGATCAAAAATAACCTTGAAACAAGGTCATTCCCGGACAGTCCCATGCATGCCACAGATGCGAACTTTGATGAACTCATATCAAAATATCCAGTTGTAGTTATCGATTGCTGGGCAGAATGGTGTGGACCATGCCGAAAACTGGTACCTGTCATTGATGCCCTCGCAAGAGAGATGCAAGGCAAGATCGTTTTCGGGAAACTGAACACTGATGAGAACCAGACGAGCGCAAGAAAGTTCAATATCACAGCTATTCCCACACTTCTGGTATTCAAAGATGGAAAACCGGCCGGACAGATAGTGGGTGCATTCCAGAAAGAACAGCTTGTTGAAAGATTGAACAAACTTATATGA
- a CDS encoding HisA/HisF-related TIM barrel protein, whose translation MFRIVFVFDVYNHNAVHAQGGDRRMYRPVHESSMLCTTSDPVEIVRSLRPADVYIADLNRLQGQGAPDINFDVIRAVSDQTNVMLDAGLSSFEDILSVIDLADHPVLGTETASLDTISKVASQYPSRVNVSIDKKDGVILSSDPSMPKDPLEIVEMLNGLDINDVIFLDMDMVGTSAGFDAQFLSLIADVCEHDVLLGGGVRGLEDIGQLEDIGIKGALVATALHNGSIPVTMLQ comes from the coding sequence ATGTTTCGAATCGTCTTTGTATTTGATGTATATAATCATAATGCTGTTCATGCACAAGGCGGGGACCGTCGCATGTACCGGCCGGTACATGAGTCCAGTATGCTATGCACAACATCGGACCCTGTGGAGATCGTTCGCAGTCTCAGGCCGGCAGATGTGTATATTGCAGACCTTAACCGCCTTCAGGGGCAGGGGGCACCGGATATCAACTTTGATGTTATCAGGGCTGTTTCAGACCAGACAAATGTCATGCTGGATGCGGGGTTATCTTCTTTTGAGGATATCCTGTCCGTAATAGACCTTGCAGACCACCCCGTACTGGGGACGGAGACAGCTTCACTTGACACGATATCGAAGGTAGCTTCACAATACCCTTCCAGGGTAAATGTCAGTATCGATAAAAAGGATGGTGTGATCCTCTCTTCAGACCCTTCTATGCCCAAAGATCCACTTGAGATAGTTGAGATGCTCAACGGTCTTGATATCAATGATGTCATATTCCTTGACATGGATATGGTGGGAACGTCAGCGGGTTTTGATGCACAATTTTTAAGTCTGATAGCAGATGTTTGTGAACACGACGTCCTTCTAGGCGGAGGCGTAAGGGGCTTAGAAGACATCGGACAGCTTGAGGATATAGGTATTAAAGGCGCATTGGTGGCTACAGCTTTACACAATGGCTCTATCCCTGTTACAATGTTACAATAA